TAAACAAGACCAAGTGACTACATGGCAAGGAAAATATtttgagagttttaacgaaacacttccggtactgttcacttttaacaaaaaaccatatttttaccttttcttGGTACTATacactacacctttatttgtcatttgtcattaaaactaaagtttttttgaacttttcgttagtttttctaaatattttacgtcatccaaaaacaattttatttatttgtcatttgtcattaaaaccttaatagtattcaaagtttaatcaaagtccattgactttatacacctcattatattactattaatatttatatttttgacattaattgtttgatattttatgagatttataatcctataaatttaaaatccctcattataattgtagacatcgaaatttcggtaaataaatgttgaccgataaatcaaagtttcaactctcatgtattacataaattttacacgtagcgtgtgtctaaacaaaaaatcgaaataagttggaaaagtcatcaaacaggacacgtgtcaacacctggcagaaacgacttatttcatctgaaatattatattcaaaattaggccttggaaaattctataaatagaaggctaattcattcatttggggggaacaaaaatcattaggcaaaattcttgaagctctgaagttctgaaactccgaagctctcaagcatccaggttcccgaagaatcaagaaagctctcttcgttcttcgttcatcgttcatcctaagatcaagccccaacgaccctttggatcaacaatcatccaccatttcaagatcaagccccgacggcccttgaagaaagctctcttcgttcttcgttcatcgttcttccaagatcaagccccggcgaccctttggatcaacaacatcaacaaatccacacaactgttcatcctaagatcaaaccccgacggccatttggatcaacaacatcaacaaatccacacgtccaaccgttcttcaagatcaagcccaaaagcccttgaagatccgctcatcactgttattcaagatcaagcctcaacggcccttgaagaaacactcatcctcaagatcaagccccaacggctccttgaagattcgctcaaatccaccttcaaagatcaagcccacgacccttgaagaaacttccaacagttcatccaaaatcaagcctcgacggccattggatcaacaaaatatccacaaatcaacaccttacgaagatcgaatcagaggatcaaattagagagagattgtaacccaaaaatcatcaaatacaaatattattttgtgcacgttgttcttgtctctttcgtttcaggaaaaattcgtgttcacaaatttggcacgcccagtgggacgaTCTCTACccctcatctctttctccgttcaaggaatccaaacacacctcaaagtcaatggcatcaagcaagggacaagccgttctcgcaaccactgagggaaggatcctaagcacttctgccgcaaacagacaatccattggcgccacaaccgctcatcaacatgccacttcaaagttggtgtCGCTAAaggagcaaggggagcatcaaaggCTCAAGtccgtcatcaacctgacctcgctgggggcaccgaagcataATGCTGAGGCAcataagatgacatcccaaagcagccaacgacgttcttcatcagcatcctggatgtctaaaggaaagtcacgtctattggtcgcacaagtcatgactatcAGCATTACCTCcattgaagaacaactggctcaaatgaatgaagcgattgcaaggctaacacagattgtggaagaaagagatttgcaaatcgctgcactcgtcagccgactggagccacaggacggcgagaaccctaacccagaagatgagcctacggtggagagaatcgatgtgaagctggagccagaccaagcagcggcattcatgggatctctttctatccagcagctgcaggagatgatcaccaacaccatcaaggcacagtacgaagggagctcaaatacctccagGTTATACTcgaagccgtattcaaagaagattgacgccttaaggatgccgatgGGTTATTAaccgccaaagttcatgcaattcgatggaaagggaaacccgaaacagcacgttgcccattttgttgaaacttgcaacaacgcagggaccgaaggggactacctcgccaagcagtttgtgcgctcgctgaaaggaaacgccttttaGTGGTACACGGATCTAGAGCCTGggtccatcaacagttgggagcaattggagcgggaattcctcaaccgcttctacagcacccgccgcattgtgagcatgctagaactGACGAGCATAAAGCaatggaaggacgagccagtcattgactacatcaacagatggcgcactctaagcctcgactatAAAGACAGGCTATCGGAAACCttttcaatcgagatgtgcatccaaggcatgcaatggggtttgcaatacatccttcaaggcattaaaccacggaccttcgaagagctagccacccgcgcccatgacatggagttgagcatcgcccatcatgggaagaaggaaccgatcaccgactacaagaacgacaaagttcttgagacaaaggtggagaaggctacgtggaaatccaccaaggaagcaatgacagtcaacatagctcccgtcaaaatccctgcacgaggcaaggcgattcaagctgAAGCTTTtcatgatcaagagatgcgtagacgcactttgaaggaacTTGAGGAaaaaacttatccattccccgactctgatgtggttgccatatTAGAAGACTtactggaaaagaaggtgatcgatTTGCCTGAAtgcagacggccagaagagatgaatcgcaccgacagtccaaggtactgtaaattccaccgcttcatcagtcatccaacggaaaaatgcttcgtactgaaagatctcatcctgaagctagcacaacaagggaaaatcgagcttgacctcgaagacacggttGCGGTACACACTACTACTATCGTGTTTGGATCACTCGATCATGTGCCTCTCCGAAGCATGCATGACCATTCCcgccaatgttcaagtcacacGGCACTTCCTAcacaaccatcaccgggggcaagcaaccaagatgcatctaCCGGTAATAAGGAATGGTGGACATTGacgacctacaaaaaaacaaggaagccaagaccacaagccacaaggccaaaagaggagcctaaacccgCCCCTCGAACTTTAGTCTTCGACAGGCTGGAtcattcaaaacctagaatttcgGCACTTGATCGCATCAGTGGTCGAAACtgaacttccgtcttcaaaaggcttaagacgccaacaccgcaaagatctgtctttgaaaggttatcaaaacccaagaaacaaagcggcaAAGCTAGATCTCCCCCGCAACAGTCGGTTGCGGACATACTTGAAGAAATTAAGAAGTCTTCTAGAAACAGGAAGACAACACCAAAGGGAGAAAAGCTCGACAATCTAGCAGGAAAAgacgatgttcaaagcttgattccttcaaggatgaagcgccaagcaactttggaagtcgacacaaaaggaccactgaaggtaaggaggagcaccatcatctacaccggccaatcttcacgccaacaaacccaagaggatTGCACTGAAGAAAaggcccaagaagacaaagaagacaaAATCCCTGAAGAAGACCTCACTTCCAGCTCtgtcaactcaaaatcttcacctcaatcgctgggggcatgctccaaaaccatGCCAGTCAAGCCAAGCGAAGTTGAATGATGGATTCATGTCACTCCGAAGaaactgcacaagaagcatatgtcttctccacaagtGCACCAATcagaaagggggcaaagcagctttcgtcaacctccagaacaatgtgaaagtgttggagataatgaaactttgacacaaagatcatccatccccatcacgatgtgtGACATCTTTcttgaagacttcttcaactactcagtcaaggctcattgctatgaagattgctaGGAACAACTCTCCCGGattgcttgacaaaattcacaaattctcctcgcccgcacgagtctaaattgcatggcacaaagctcctggtctgcacgagcataaaaggcaacatcaacgctcctggtctgcgcgagcataaaaggcaacaccaaatgctccttgtttgcacgagttgaaactgcaaacgacatcaacgctcctggtccgcacgagcataaaaggcgacaccaaagctcctcgcctgcatgagcctaaactgtacaTGGCAACAaacactccttgcctgcacgagttgaaactacAAACGGcaccaaagctcctggcccgtAAGAGCATAAACtatgtacggcaaaatcatcatcaaaatcactataaaaatcagcactcgacgagatttcagagatcgaagaggcgagctcagaattcgaagaagccaattcaaaaatcaaagaggtgctagctttctcaaaagctgggcttgctcgaaaaccacgggccaatcttcttttccaaacacgtcagcacccgtcacacacAAACttagctttgcagaaatcacgggcaatttgttgaagcgccgatcccagatatcgaagaggcgccagtctttttcagccgcgtcaacacctgtcatatgcacactcaactttgcgcaaatcacgggcaatttgtcgaagattttcggtgaaggagaaaacacgtgaagtttactgttcaatcatccaacggttgccgacaagagtgaaagaacagtaccggttattaatccATATAaatgtccaccttcacccttcatagcaaggcagacatacagaacctttcttcatctccgagaatgccttcccaacgaagcctctcgggtcactcaatgttccttattccttggggtacctctgcaagccaatgactccaaagcaaaagtatttcatatcaccagggtagaaagcaagagtatctcatatcatgcgttctccctgtcatttcctttgtccttgttcctacctacaaagacaaggataaagaaaacaatatgccagaacttccactcaaactcgggtaaggaaccgactgctaggaacccttccctgattgcttacttagcactgctctcgagtactcgtctcccactgctgctgtacttccaaagaagctgccacatctacctgaagaacagataaggcaagtgaaaatgataccttgcagcatgtggagacaacgtgcagaagaaacaagcagagaagaatgcagcctgcacagtcagctcagcagaaggggtccgagctgaggaactcaagaagctgccacatctgcctgaagaaacaagcagagaataatgcagcctgcacagtcagcTCAACAAAAGGAGTTtgagctgaagaactcgagaatatgctacattctgccagaagaatagataagacaagggaaaatgatcattgaagcatgtggagacaagcacaacaaagcacgtgccaattcatccgctatttcttcaaaatcaaaagtatctcatatcatcagggttgcaatcactctggacggtgaactcgttttgaccctcaaattcttgggtcgacttactaggcgttgtgggctgcacatgccgattcaccacccttgaatcaaatccttaaagatcaagtcaccaactggaagaagagcccatcaatcttgaagatcataccgttgaccaaactgctcaggtgtgaattagaaagattgaacaaagcaacaagtcgtcactttcacctcgtgcctgtttgccatgtgttcgagtcaaccttcaataagcaagccttaacggcccttgaagaagcttccagccaaattcaagatcaagccttgacgacccttgaggaaatcacaagtccgattcaagatcaagtatcTACCAcctttgaatcaaatccagttcaagaataagctgtggaaagtcaacaattggaggaaaccagaaaatcctccaacccagttcaagaataagctgtggaaagtcaacaattggaggaatccagaaagtcctccaacccagttcaagatcaaagctgtggaaagtcaacaagtgcaacaaaatacgtgccgattcatccactaccaaagccaaagatcatctaccataTGAAGCtcattgtggtccaatttcaaccttcaagatcaagcctcgacggccctggaagaaatttcaatcaaaagttcaagaacaagccttaaacggccattgaagaaatctcaaacaaagtccaagaacaagcctcaacggcccttgaagaaatctccagcccaattcaagatcaagcctcgatgacccttggatcgacatctacagtaagggacttcaaaacgcatctcctacacgtgacaagcacatgtatacgacgcgccttgaagtgggggcatttgtagacatcgaaatttcggtaaataaatgttgaccaataaatcaaagtttcaacgctcatgtattacataaattttacacgtagcgtgtgtctaaacaaaaaatcgaaataagttggaaaagtcatcaaacaggacacgtgtcaacacctggcagaaatgacttatttcatctgaaatattatattcaaaattaggcattggaaaattctataaatagaaggctaattcattcatttggggggaaccaaaatcattaagcaaaattcttgaagctctgaagctctgaaactccgtagccctcaagcatccaggttcccgaagaatcaagaaagctctcttcgttcttcgttcatcgttcatcctaagatcaagccccaacggccctttggatcaacaatcatccaccaattcaagatcaagccccgacggcccttaaagaaagctctcttcgttcttcgttcatcgttcttccaagatcaagccccgacgaccctttggatcaacaacatcaacaaatccacacaactgttcatcctaagatcaagccccgacggccctttggatcaacaacatcaacaaatccacacgtccaaccattcttcaagatcaagcccaaaagcccttgaagatccgttcatcattgttcttcaagatcaagcccaaaagcccttgaagatccgctcatcaccgttattcaagatcaagcctcaacggcccttgaagaaacactcatcctcaagatcaagccccaacggctccttgaagattcgctcaaatccaccttcaaagatcaagcccacgacccttaaagaaacttccaacagttcatccaaaatcaagcctcgacggcccttggatcaacaaaacatccacaaatcaacaccttacggagattgaatcagaggatcaaattagagagagattgtaacccaaaaatcatcaaatacaaatattattttgtgcacgttgttcttgtctctttcgtttcaggaaattttcgtgttcacaataatactattagaaatggttacaataaaaatattcaaacattttgattgaataaatggataaaaactatgtaaaaataataaataataaatggcaaaagaatgtatccatagtgttaaaaaaattggtacatttttaCAAACAAATTGgtaaatttcacatataacaaagtggtacattaataaagaagaatgggtacattagaaataaattagggtacatataaaagattaaaaattataaatacaaatgaatttttaaaaatataggcgctaaaagaaattaatacatgtgtacaaaataaaactaaaaagaaaatactacaaatttaaaaaaaaatgttgcaaattaaaagtgggtacaaactaaaaatataaatatatgatacaaagtttaggcataaaacataaatatatcatatgtaatttttctatcattgattaaatgtcacgtgacggtatacacatgactacaaaaaaaataaaactttaaaaaatatgggcacaaaaagaaactaatatatgggtacaaattaaaaatgaaaagaaaattggtacaaattaaaaaatatttgcaaattaaaaataggtacaaactaaaaataaaaatatatgataaaaaatttagccataaatataaatatactaattgtaacatttttatcattaaaggaatatatttaaaaataaaaatattttattattcaaataattaatgattttattaatacccaagaaccttgataaaaaattaaaaatgaataggattttataATCAATAAAGTAACAAAAAGaatgatgtgaacctaattttccctaTTATTAATCATGTATTTTACGCAATTTGGAAGCCGTTTTGTTATGTGGATTAGGACATCTTCAAAATGCCCTTCATAAAAAATGTTCGTAAATTTTCGAAGTGCAATGTGCAGCAGAAGTATCACCAAGATTTTCCGTTTAGTTTCATTTATTATCAATAAATTTGTTGAAGGAGGAACGGTTGAAGAGTTTCTGAGTGTAACGGTTCTTATCTCTTGGGCAAAGGATAAATGCTTTGCactagggctgggcacgggccgggccgggcccatTTTTGAAGGGACCGGACCGGACCCGTAATTAAAGGAGACGGGGCGGGCCGGGCCGGGGTTTACAATTTTGAAAATAGGAACCGGACCTTACCCGGCCCGGTTGAAACGGGCCGGTTCGGTCCGGGTAcacgggttttttttttttcctgtttaaAACTGTTTCCTGCACACAAATTGCAGTTTGAAaaaactgcacagattgcagtttCTCACAAACTGCACAGATTGATGCCATTTTTAAATAAGGGGCCCAAGGACCAATAAGGTAGTTTTAGCAATGTATCATTGAAACAGCATTTTGCAAACAGCAAGGAAAATCATACAAGTTTGAAGAAAACAGGACGCCATCTAACATAGTGATTAAACCGTTACTCATGTGAAATCTAAGCAAATACCAGCAAGAACCAAGAAGTTGGCTTCGATTATGACTAAGATATAGCAGTGGCCTCGcatttcagttttcaatttATCCCAGGAAAACGGAAAAAAGGAACAATTCACAATCTAACCAAACTAACATAGTGATTGCAATTTAATGCAGTTTTAAACCTTCTGCTCCAGGTAGagttgaaaaggaaaaaggaataaAGGATGTGGCTGCTCCCAGATATGTATAAAGATCATCAACAAAGAGTATCTAGATACAATGAAATTCCAAAACGCATTTATTGAGCACATATGACAGACTTTACTGCTATAAATTAACTTGATGACAATACACTCTTTATGGGGACGCATGATACATCGTTTACagtcaaacaaaattcaagtctAATGTATGTACATGGTATAGCTCATAGCTTACTAGGCATGACCAAAAAGTAAATAAAGAACAACAAAGGAAAGGTTAAATCATCTTACAGCAGTGCGTCCTTTGTGAACCCATTCAGTTATTTCGAATGAACTACGACAAAACTATTGAATAAGATAGATATCTGAGATGTCCACCCAAATCAAAAGCCTTGAACTTGATTTTACCAATGCTCAACTCTCGGCTGGTGTTGAACTAACCTCTGCAACAATGCATCATCAACAAAACCCAGAAGCAGAAAACTAAATTCTATGCTAATCAAGTAATTATCAAACAGAATCAAAACAATTCCAAGAGCAAATTGCTTtattcatttcttcttcttcttccagatATTAAAACTTGAGTGATTCAATAGCATCTTTAAACTCAATACTTATATTGGATTGGGAGCAGAAaatctaatgaaaaaaaaaacccataggAATtacacaaaagaaagaaaaaagattttCAATTGCACAATTAAAAACTACACTCTCAAAAAAACTATTCCTTCAgcccatattttctttttcttcactttcTCATCAACCAAACAGACCCCGGATTGATTAAACGTAAAACAAAATACACAATGCGCAATGCGTAAACAAAGTTAGCACTTAGCACACAAAATCGCAAAGGAAACAGAGATATCAATCATTCAATGTGATTAGCAAAGCTCACCGTGCGAACGGCAGCCAATCGAACGCGATCTTCCTCAGAGGTGGTGATGGGGGGTGATGATGTTGGTCGCGACTCGCGACAGCGCTGTGAGAGTGGTGGGGTGAGCACTGTGAGTCGGAGTCGAGGGAAGGGATAGGGAGAGGGATTCGAGGGAGAGGGATAGGGAGAGGGACTCAGGGAGAGGGAGTCGAGGAGGGAGAGTCTCTGAGAATCCGAGAGACTGAGGTCTGAGGCTGCTGAGGTTGAGGTGCTTCTGGAACTCGGGACACGGGGAAGTTGGCTAGGGTTGAAAGTTGAAAACTTAAACCGACGGTTGAGATTGGATGGAGAGATGATATTAAATCTCGTCCGTCCAATCTAACACAAACGGGCCGGTCCGGGTACCCGCGGATCCTATAATTTTGGAACCGGCCCGCCCCTAAAACTTCAATtacccgccccgccccgcccctttctatttttacaaaactaagaaccggcccgtacccgccccgtacccgtattacccgcccctacccgcgggtccaggacccgtttgcccagCCCTACTTTGCACACGACCATTACTGAAGAATTAATCTCACATGATATTTCTCTATTTGAAGTAAACAAGTATCATCCAAACGAAGAAAAATACTATTGAAATACTAATAACCACAGTTGCTATCACCATCCTCACTCTTAGTAGTTAATTTAAAATCTTAAAAAGATGTTCGTCACCGTCTTCACTACGGAATCACccaacaaaaagtaaaaatccAAAACACTAATCAACCGGTAAACCTCCTCTAATCACACGCTCAAGAGTTAGAACttagaagagaagaaagaagaaaattaagagaatatataaaattacaaattcaaaaaataaaaataaaaaaacgaaagaggagagagagcttCTTCTTCACACCCTTCAatcccatcatcatcatcatcatcatcatcaacatcaTGATGTTGCTGTTGATTTTGTCCCAACAAATCCCCAAAAAAACAAGTTGAATTCCACCAAACAATGTCTTGGCTCTTCAGCTCTCCCCGCCAACCCGACGACGACGACCCGCGTGATGTAGAACAACCCAACCAACCGCAAAACGACCTGTCGTTTCTCCGCCAAACCCTCGGCCGCCAAATCCGCGGCGTCGCCACCTTCCTCGCTCCACCTccatcaccaccatcaccaccatcatCGCCATCAAACGACGACGTTCCCTCGTCCAATTCTCTGTCGCAATCGCAGGCGCTTTTGGGAATCCGGAATGATCTGTTGGAGATCGGCGGGAGCTTCAAGACTGGCCTCTCCCTGCTCTCTACGAACAGCAACAAAGCCGTAACCGAGATCTCCAAGTTCGCGTCGAGCTTGCTGCAGCTTCAGAACGAAGCTTTAGAAGAAGGCGGAGCTGCGGATGACGACGGCGATGTTGGTGGCGGTCAAGTGCCGGGGATCACGGACGAAGTTCTCGGTTTCGTTGCCGAGATTTCGGTGTTGCCGGACTGCTGGATCGACTTTCCTATGACGCTCGATCATGGTAAAGTTGCTAACTTCCACTTCAATTTGAATGCAATGGCTTGTTTTGCCTGTTTTCTTTGCGTCTGCTGCTTTACATTTCCTATGAAGTTGTGGATTGTGAATTGGTAGCTGAGGAAGCTTTGAATTTGTTTCGAAGAAATCGAAATTTACTCAGACAGCTGTTAATGCAATCGCTGTGATAATTTTCATGCGGTTTGATTTTCGTGTTCTAATTTTGTAATGGTGGATACTGGAGTTGGTATCGAAGACCTCTGAATCTGTGTGTGCTTGGAATACAAAGATTTACATTATAATTTGAAACAAACTGACGTGACATTCGTGCTGGCAATTTTATGCTGATTGAATTTGAGCTTGTTTTGTTAGCAGATTTCAGCATGACGGATGCTCAGAGAGAGCATGCGTCCGCTGTTGAACAATTGGTTCCGGGATTTGCAGATTTAAGAGTCCGACTTTGCAGTTCCATGAGTGAGGAGCAGTTTTGGATGATCTATTTCTTGTTGCTGCTTCCAAGACTAAATGAACGTGATTTTGAGCTTCTATCAACCCCCAAGGCAAGAAGTTTATCTTTCCCGTCTTTTGTCATGGTTCATATCCATATTTACATGCACGATAAATGCCTATGTACAATTTTCTTTTGAGGACACTTTGGAGATTGACTTTTAACCAGAATTCAGCGCGCCTGTGTGTCTCTTcataaatttcattttattatatttGAGATATTTATTTCAAGGTTCTACGATAACCATTCTAACTGCAGCTTGCACAAGTTAGAGCTCGAGAAATGGGCATGATGTGCTTAACCTGTCACCAGCTGCACTTGTACAACTTCGTTGGATGTTGTAGTTTCTCCAACTGTCTCTCCTTTGCTTGTTCCTCATATTTGTTAACCCTAAGTTTTAAGTAACTCAGTAGCCATTTTTATAGTATCCTAGAACTTTGGACGTGTTCAATTCCACGTTGCAGCTTCGGAGAGTACTTGGGGCAAACCCATTATTTTGAAAATAGAACTCCTTTCGTTGCAGATTGTTGAAGCAAGAGATGCACTTCtgcacaaacttcaaaacaAGACGAACACACAGGAGGATGCCCCAGAGAAGTCAATTCTCGTTTCACCTAAAAGGCACATCCAGGATGGGAAGACACGAGGGGAGGAAGTCTCATCTCAAGAGAAGGAAGCCTTGACTGAGATAGTTAATATTGCAGAAAGGTTAAAGACCGATGACAAAGAGGGCACTGAGCAGTGGTCTGAAGGGGCAAGTATTAGCTCTGGCACTTTAGTGGATGGCCAAAGAAAACATGAACCTGAAGACGATATCTCATTCAGTGATTTAGAGGACGATGAGAATGACCTTTCTAGCAGACAGTCAGGACTAAGGCAAGGACGGGATGCCAGGGCATGTTCACCTAATGGATCAAATGACTGGGTTCAGCTGAACCAAAGCTCGGAAACTGAGGGTGGCCAGAAAAAGGCTGGTCGGTCAAAAGGGAAAGATTCAGAAGGTGAGGATTCAAGTGACTGGTTTGCGGTAGATGAATACGATTAGACAAATTTGGCTGCAGCTTGCTTGCCAACTTATTGTAAAGTTTTCGTTTCTTTTCGGTTTTTCGGGTTGGGTGGGCTGCATTGTGTACTTATATGGGGTATCAGCATCTTATACAAAGCTTCCTTGTTGAAATTAATAATGCAAATGAAGTTTATTTCAAAATTTGCCTTTTATTAGTATAAAAACACTTGAGTTTTCTGAGTAACAAAGAGGGTGGTTATTTTTGGATCTTCCTTTGTGCAATGGAGGATCTAGATAGAGAAAATTCTGGGCTATTTTATCCTGGGGACGGCATGGCATTGAAGCTGCTTGCATAGCTTGGGTAGAGCTGTGAAACGTCTTAAAGAAAGCGACATTGTCCGTGACTCAATCCAAAACATTCACATTCATTTTGGATCACTGGTAATATTGTTCCTTGTTTAGTTTATACTGCTTCAACAATGTGAAACTGTAATTTGCAAGAAAGTACATGCAGTCAACCAAAAATCCACCATTATATTGCTACTATGAACGAGAGAgctaaaaaaaacttcaccttaGTAAGAAGTATTACTAGGTAAATAGTTAACAAAGAAAGATCCTTAAATCCCGCCGAGCCGATGCCGAAAATCAGATTTCTGGACCAGGCCATAGAGCCAGAAATACAGCTACCATCACCATACAGTGCCACTATAAttttagctttcttt
Above is a window of Malus sylvestris chromosome 15, drMalSylv7.2, whole genome shotgun sequence DNA encoding:
- the LOC126604225 gene encoding uncharacterized protein LOC126604225 isoform X1, producing the protein MSWLFSSPRQPDDDDPRDVEQPNQPQNDLSFLRQTLGRQIRGVATFLAPPPSPPSPPSSPSNDDVPSSNSLSQSQALLGIRNDLLEIGGSFKTGLSLLSTNSNKAVTEISKFASSLLQLQNEALEEGGAADDDGDVGGGQVPGITDEVLGFVAEISVLPDCWIDFPMTLDHADFSMTDAQREHASAVEQLVPGFADLRVRLCSSMSEEQFWMIYFLLLLPRLNERDFELLSTPKIVEARDALLHKLQNKTNTQEDAPEKSILVSPKRHIQDGKTRGEEVSSQEKEALTEIVNIAERLKTDDKEGTEQWSEGASISSGTLVDGQRKHEPEDDISFSDLEDDENDLSSRQSGLRQGRDARACSPNGSNDWVQLNQSSETEGGQKKAGRSKGKDSEGEDSSDWFAVDEYD
- the LOC126604225 gene encoding uncharacterized protein LOC126604225 isoform X2, which produces MSWLFSSPRQPDDDDPRDVEQPNQPQNDLSFLRQTLGRQIRGVATFLAPPPSPPSPPSSPSNDDVPSSNSLSQSQALLGIRNDLLEIGGSFKTGLSLLSTNSNKAVTEISKFASSLLQLQNEALEEGGAADDDGDVGGGQVPGITDEVLGFVAEISVLPDCWIDFPMTLDHDFSMTDAQREHASAVEQLVPGFADLRVRLCSSMSEEQFWMIYFLLLLPRLNERDFELLSTPKIVEARDALLHKLQNKTNTQEDAPEKSILVSPKRHIQDGKTRGEEVSSQEKEALTEIVNIAERLKTDDKEGTEQWSEGASISSGTLVDGQRKHEPEDDISFSDLEDDENDLSSRQSGLRQGRDARACSPNGSNDWVQLNQSSETEGGQKKAGRSKGKDSEGEDSSDWFAVDEYD